The following is a genomic window from Malus sylvestris chromosome 7, drMalSylv7.2, whole genome shotgun sequence.
TCTTGCCTACACATGATCCCCATATCCCACACTGGTTTTGGTTTCAGTTTCAGTTTCAGGTATATTAAATAAAAGTCCAGTAAGAATGAGATAGTTTAGCATAATGTATAAACTAATTAGGTTTATTAAGTCACACAATAGGCCTAATATGATTTAATGATATGTTTACTATAtagattttgaaatttaaactcGTCCAACTAGAAGTAGTGGTGTCGATGCTCATCAAGTGGTAACTATATCTCTACTATGTAATTTGGATCCTAACAATAATTATGATTTGGAAGTTGCCGGATTATATGAAGATGTATAAATACTTAGGGCTGATTTGGAAGTTCTTCTTGCATGAAGCACTTCAAGTACTTTTGAAACtcaaatattttcactaataGCGGTTTCAGTCATATTAAAAGTAGGCACTTCCTAACAAGGCCCCAAACTAGGCCTTAATAGGCAAAAAACTTGAATGGTGATTGATCTTGTTactttttcggtttttttttattgcctCCATCAACAAATGTCCATTGAAGTCGATTAGATTTATAACAAAGATCCGTTGAGTTGCTTGCAGCAGTCCATTGTTAAAAAATCCCTTCTATATTCAATTCTGAAAATAAACGATCAGACGGCTCAATTACACAATCGTGTCTTGGATGATTACGTCCGGACGTCCCTCAGTTTCACATTCGTGTCTTAGATGAGGACGTCCCAACACAATGAGAACGTCGAGACGTGTTGGGACGTCCGTAATGATATCCGGAGGTTTCCCAAAATTCCGATGGACTGTTTATTATACGGAATATAAACTGTACATAGTATGGATTCAGGTAACTTTCCTATGGAGATAATATATTGTATAATTTCAaagcatggtctaaaatatccataatatcccgatattttcatcgaaatttccgtatttttggactaccgatatttttttggactaccgatatttccgatatcatcgatattttaaaccttgctaagtcactcatgcatcttaccatgcaatgtataaaatgtaaaatattgtactaattcattatatataaatgattatggtgtgtttaaacttctttcattaattattacatatttactacactcacaatgtttgccagctcgctatataatcaacttaaattagttatatctatcatgtaatgcatttccttctaattttttgtgataaactaatagataattgactaaataaacatcttgcaaagttttaataaaaatttccaagtttttcttacaatttccgtgatttttattcaatttttatcgatatcgataatatcccgatatttccatcaaaatttctatgtttttggactaccgatatttccgatatcatcgatatttaataccttgtttCAAAGTATTCGGGGCTTTCGAAAGAAGGCCGATCGAGCATATGGTGAAAAGGCACTAGCCACTACAGGGACATGACCTTTACTGCTCAATAAATACATTCGATTCGACCGACaattaaagaaaacaaattgttttttttattgattcacAAAACAGACTTGAGATACAAATTTGTTGTGTCCAGAATAACCTATCCAAATCTTCTGTTACTCCATAAAGTTATTCATTCAACTTCCAATGAACTTATGACTCCCAACCTCACAAATATTATGTCCAAGGGCAGTTGTAACCAATCTCTCAGTAATACGCCTTCCGCGGATTGTTCTGCAACCCAAAAAGTTCGGACAATGTATCAAAACCCTAATGTCAAACATGGCAAACACAAAAGGAGAAAGCAAAATTCGGTAATACCAGAGGATTGGGTCTGTATCGGTAACCAAGCATCATCCGCTTCTTATACTGTTCGTATATATCATCTTCAGGAGTCACCTCTCCAGGTTGTTGAGCACCAACCCCCAGGTTGTCCTTCTTCACATTACCTGCCATTATTGGATCCGAAATTCCTCTTCTGGAGCTCCCCAGACCCTCACCTGAAATTCACTTACACCATCAGCTTTCTCCCTTTGAATAACACATGAGCACAGTACAAAGGACTGCTCGCTGAAAATCCGGCAACAAATTCGAACATTCTATTTTCTGAATATCATATTAAGAGAGAAAGGGTCTACCTTCTTTCCAACCCATTTTCGACAAGAGTTTATGACCCACATTATCAGCCTGGATTTTTGCCCTATCTGCAGCTTCTTTGGCAGCTTTTTGTGCAGCTGCATCGTTACAAGCAGACATAAACTTCTCCAGCTCTTCTTGTGGGATGTAATCGCCCATGTGATGACCTTTCTTAAGAGAAGGTGCTGTGAAGggaccgaaaaaaaaaaagtatttattGTGAGGAAAAGCAAATATTTTGACCATGTACGTACATCTATCCTAACCAAAATTAGAGCCAAAATGGGGAAAGTTTTAATAACTATAGAAACTTCTGGTTCCATCGGTAGCAAAAATGAACCTTGAAGAGAAGCAGGAGGGGGCATTTCATCTTTTGATTGTTTAGGttgtctctttctctcttcccgAGCAGCCTTATTCGCGTAGTACTCCATCATGGCAATAGGATCTGCACCTGTTGGTGCAGATAGCTCACCTATAATTGAAAATACAAGTATTAAGTTTCCGACCAACCAGTAAGGCCAATCAAATGTCTCCAAAACATTTCGTTAAACTAATACCACAGCACAAATAGACAAGCTGAGACATACAGATGTTTCAAGATAGGAATTTGTGCAGAAACCgtctaataatataatatagcCACTACAAAAGCTTAgcttacataaaaacaaaaatccagCAGAAATTTTGATTCTAGGAAGTAAACCACAAGCGCACTATGCACCCCTATTACAAAGCAATTTTATCTCGTTTGTCATCTCCAGATAACAAAATTTCAATTGAATTCATAACTTGAAGCATAGTCATATACGAAACTGAAGGTGAAAAAGACTCGAGAGCATCAAAAGATGTTATCATTTACCTGTCCTTCCCTCAGTGGCATCATATAAAGCAGAGGCAGGAGTTTGATAATTCGGATGTTTCACAGTAGACCTTTGGGAACTACTAGTGGATTTGGAAGCTGATATGCTAGTACCTCCTACACACATTAACACCACAAAATCTGAGCCTCAAACGAACTAATATTCAAAGATCACATTCCAGGTTTCATATTATGAATCACAAAAAGGATATTGAATCTTAATATTGGGAGAATACTAGGAGTCCTAGGCACACAAGGACCTCAAATAGATTAAACCCAACCGATCTGACAGTGTTGGACTTCTAAAAGCCAAGTAGTGTTCCATCAAAGCAGAAAGGATTTCAAGAAGCGACCAAACTAAAACATATGTTGTATTACTAGGGTATGAAAAGCAATGAACAAAAATCAACACAACATTATCATTAGTGGAAAAGATAATCAGACAAGGTTATCAGAAAATCGAGGCAGGAACTGTCAACATTGCGCATAGAAAGTTTCCCCCCTACCAATGTCAGCACAAttatttgggtgaattttgattgATCAACCGAAAgtaaaatcctaattttttttgcgACAAGTGCACACACACTTTCACCCCCAAATACTAATAGCATAGGCAGATGGTGCAGTCAGATACACACCCACAAATCCGGATACTGCACACAGATACTACACTCATTGTGATGCCTCCACCAAGCTTGATGCATGCATACAGTTCAAATAAGCATGGTTAtggaaaaaaatttgtttttaattttattttaaaacagAAGGCAAAAAAAGCGAACTGGTAATCTAATACCCACCATTACGAGATGTTTGTGAATCCCTGGTCTGTTGGAGGGCCCTCTCTTCAATAACAAGCTGATACTCATAATATTTGTAATCAGAACAGCTCTCGTCAAATAAAAATCTGCAAACAAAATAAACCCCCAATACAAATAGCATATGAACTACCATAAATGGAAGGAACCAAAccaggaaaaaaaatatgatactCCAAACCTACATCTTTAGGGAACCTTACCCCACACCAGTCTCCGATTGCATTTCATAAATGCCAACAGACAGATTGTACATAACAGACAAAACAATTAGGTGGAAACTTCATAGGGTACTTACTTGAAAGGGGTATCTCCTAGATTTTTTTGCCGTGTAATATGCTCAAATTGCCTTCCATGTTTAGCCACAAAACTTGCTAGTTTGTCAGCAACTATCTTCACTGTTGAATCAGTTGGGGAAGGTGGGGCTGCATATCACTTATAAAACTGATTAATACCGAGAGCATGAACAAGGGAATGCAAATTACTCTTGTAGCAGGGGTGCCACATATTCCAATTCTTTCATTGAACATCTCTTTCCACCAATGTTGATAGGAACTTAAGGAATTAGCTGCATGTTTTGTCCTTTTCATCCACACCACTCAAGAGTAGAGAACACAATTACTGAGATGATTTTCTCAATAACAGGGTATTTACCTGAGGGacaatttcaatttacttaaatTGTTTTTACCGGCCACTTCTACCTCTTTCACTTTCAGtcaagttttaattgattattaTAGAAGAATCAGAAAGTACCAACACCTAACAGTCCTTCACCTCCCATTCTCAACTAGTGGACTAAAAAGAGTGGTAAATGGCACCACACGCTACATATAGAGAAAAAAGAGTCCACAGGTTCTATCTGGATACTAGAAATCCATCACACCTAGTAAAAGGCTAGACTCCAACTCGCCTTacaggtgaaaaaaaaaaacacacaaaagaaaatttcatATTGGCGAAGTGATATAACTTCAACATGTACCACAAAAGCTAAAGACGAGAATGAGGGGCAGGatcattttttaaaacaaaataaggAAGAAAACTATTAAGGAAAGAGGAAGTGGGGAATTGAGACAACTGTTCACAATGGGGTGAAAAGGCAGAAAAATAGTTTGAATGATAAAAGTGAAGTTAAGAATTCAACAGTTAAAACATCAAGAGTGGATGAAGAAATCAATTCTTGCCATAGAATCTGTAcaatagaaaatatgaaaaaaatttaaaaaaatcacATAGTTGACAAATACACGCATAAAATTACTGGACAATAAAATTGATGCTCCAAATTTTGTTCTTAAAAAATTAACTCAAAATGGAAATACTTTAAATTGCAATTAAGAAAGTTTAAGGATATGCATATAAGCAGTAATTACCAACATCCACTTGTCTGTATGATTCCTCTACGGGATCCGGCTGACCCAACTTTTGCCGTTTAGTTGGTGCAGCAGCTGCAACATTTGCAGCATCTGCTTCATCTTCATCCTCATCTGCACCTAACTTAACAGGTGGTGCAACAATCTTTGACTTCTGTTTCAAGCTGAAAGCAAGTTTGCTACCTGAAGCAGCGGCCACCTTGCGTGCATCATTAGCCTTCAGTTCAGCACTGGTTTTACCAGTGGTGGTAGTAGTCAAAGTCCCTGAAACAACTTTACTTGGTCTAGACTCGTCTGCTGCCGAACCCTTATCTTTATCCTTCTCTTGTTGAAGTTGTCTGAACCTTTCCATGAATGAACCATCATTAACAAAGAGGCTAGGAGTCACTCCTTTGTCCATTGGAAAAGAGCCAAGTTTGCTTAGGCTGTTTACAGGAATTCGCTGTTTGACAAGTAAGCTTTCAAAGCATTTAGCAATTAAAGTGATTCTCTTATCTGatatttgcttctttttttttaaatttacagTTAATGTATGTCTTTCAAACTATCACTGAAAGGATAACACAAAAAGATAATCCCACATTTTCACAAAATGCTGTGAATGGGGCTTAGTTTCAGAAACAACCGCAAAATGTGCAAATCCACACAGCTTTATGAGTGGGAAGTTCAAAACCAGTGCAGTGGGTATCCCAAGTGAAACAACCACACCGGATATACCGGGTAGTGCCCAGTGTATGCATTTGGAAAACGAGGCCAGCTCCCAGCCATTATCCCCAAACAAACACTGAACACTTAGGACTCCAACGACACTATCCAAAACCAAATTCAAACTGCTTTTATTAGATTACTTCAAACCTTAAAGCTTGTGACTTTTGAGGTGATGTTTTTTCAATACCTTAAGAAAACACACATCACAAAAGTTAAACAAACTGAGACCGATGATACTTGATCTAAAAACCATTTCAGCGATTCAATGGATGGTACAATAAGCTGTTTCAAATCAATTTTAGGCTTTTAGCTAACAACCTTCACGACTAGAAGCCACCAAAAAATATTCCCTCTTACAAACCGTTATAACATATTCCCAGGCTTCAAAACCACAATCTAAATACAATTAACCTATTTAGCGGCATCATCCAAAACTTCCAGGTTCATTTTAGTTTCGCCAGTCCACTTTAGCAATTATTTTAAATCTAAAAGAAGAATTACTAATCTCAACAAAGCATCCAAATTAATCATCATGACATTGTCAGAACAAATTCAGCTCGATAATCCACAAAGTCTCAATCTTTTTATGCCCTTTGTATACATACTTATCCAAACACACTGATCTAATCTAATCAAATACAAACCCTAAAACGCAAAATCAAATtgataaaattaaaatcattttaccccacaaaaaaatttaaacttccGAACCCAATTCAACCGAAAACATCATACGACCACAAAACACCACCACGAATCAACCGGTGTAAGTCAAAACACAAGAATCCCAAAACGAGAGACTAAATACCATTAAACTTTGAGCAACCAACTGGAAACTAACCAGAATGAAATCGATTCAATCTCAGATCGTTGATCTTCCTCCGATTGGTCGATTGGAGATTCTTTTGCTGAATTAGGGATAGGAATCGGAGATCCCCTCTCTCGTGTGTTTAGAGGACGACGATAAAGCGAGACCGCCTGGACTTCGCAATAAGTAGGCTCGGTttcgttatatatatatatatatatatatatatatatatatgtttcatttaCGATTTGGTAcctaaactctctctttctttattttccaaaaaaaaaaaaaaaaaaaattcttctttattttggtGAATTTATTTCTATTTGCTTTTTTCTAGTAATTAGCAACAaggaaaaaaattttaaatgtcGTATGaatttatacattttttttaatttgtcacattaattataattttaaacgTTTTgttatattaattattaaaatcaaTAATTTGTCATTTAAAATCTTGATTACATTACACATtttattaaatataattatataaaacatatatgtttacatgaatttttctgattattaaataaatattatagTGATTATAAGTATTATAGTCAGTCACGTAACGTTCatgcatggtctaaaatatccataatatcccgatatttccatcgaaatttccgtgtttttggattaccgatatttttttggactaccgatatttccgatatcatcgatattttaaaccttgctaagtcactcatgtatcttaccatgtaatgtataaagtgtaaaatattgtactaatttattatatataaatgattatggtgtgtttaaacttctttcattaattactacatattttctacactcacaatgtttgccagctcgctatataatcaacttaaatcagttatatctatcatgcaatgcatttccttccattttttatgataaactaatagataattgactaaataaacatcctgcaaagtttcaataaaaatttccaagtttttcttacaatttccatggtttttattcaatttttatcgatattgataatatcctgatatttcaatcgaaatttccgtgtttttagactaccgatattttcgatatcatcgatattttataccttgctcATTTTATCCAATATCCACGTTTGTGCTTTCATTTTTAATAgcgtttaaaaaataaagaatgttTGGCTACTTAACGATGAGTAGAAACTTCTATTCAAAACTTTTTATATTCGAATAACAAATCTTTGTACTTACGATAAGAAACGCTCATATTATGAATCGCTACGTGAAAATcatctttaattttttatagattaGTTTATAATACACACCTTTTtgataataaaaacaaaattttataaataaataatgaaaaaattttgagtagaaactCGTACTTTTTAAGTGAAGTATTGGTCTTTAAAACAGTGTGTCGACTCAGTGTCGAGCAAAGCAAAGAAAGGGGGAAATGCCATAGCTGCTGATAAGCAACAATCAAGCAATCCAATGGACACAACGACGACAACAACAGCAAGCGGCTTGAAAACCCTAACACCTttctcccccttctctcctttATCTCCTTTCCGCATGTGCTCCTCAAAAGTTCCTCTCTTTCGTTCTCTCTGCTCGGCCCATCTCCACCGCAGCTCCCGCCTCTCTCTGTCCTCCGCTCGTTTCTCTCCCCTCTGCTCTCTCTGtatgtactctctctctctctttatataGGTTtgtatatgtgtgtatgtgttgtaTTGTAATGGGTAGTAACTGTATTTGTTGTGGTGCAGCTGCAGCTGATGGGATTGGGAGCAGAGGAGAGTGCTTTCTGGCAAATGGGGTAGGGGAGGCAGTGAAGGAAGAACAAGTTTCACAAAGGAAGATTCTTCAAGTGGTTTTAGTCTCTCCTCAGGTACTACAAACTTCcagctttttaattttttggtggCTAACTGAATATTTCACAATTACTTATGAACCGGGTAATTTCTTGTTTGATTGATACTTGCCATTCTGTTTAGCTTATTGCCCCTTAATTATGTCAAAATTCATAAGATCTAATGTATATCTGTCTATCCATGACTCAATGTGTGATAATTGTATCGATTTTGTTCTGCTTTGATttttgcatttttcttttaattgggATGAATCGTTATTTTAAGTGATTTGTGCACAAGTTGTTTTCTAAATGAAACCAATACTGACATTGATAAATTGGGTATTAGCCGTATTACAATTCATCGGGGTGTGCAAGTCGTATGCATGATACTAATACAATCTTGGGTGGTTTAGGTCTCTTTGTCAAGGAAATGTGAGGGATTAACTCATTGTTGTTGGATGATATTGTTTTCTGATAATAAGCTCAAAATTCTTAAATTTGTCCGGCATCTCTCTTCCTGAGTTTGTTGTCGTGGATTTTCCAATCACTTGTTCCCATTAAGCAGAAACGGTTATTTACATAACCATGAATATCGGTAGGATTAGAAGAAAGAATTTTGCTgtccttaaaaaaattaaccttGTTTTTCTTAGTAAATATATGAAAAAGAATTCAATGTTATATACTGAAATAGTAATTGTGCAAGGCACTACCACATTTtaccttttctttttatattatgTTCTTTTAATTTTAAGTATACACCAACTTTTGGGTGCTGAAGAATTCAGTGACTCAAGTATAATTTGTGTATCGCTTCGTTTTAGGTCACGAACTTCTCAATTTCTGGAGGCTGGTTCTGAGATTTCTATTGTCCTTGGCAGATTCCTGGAAATACAGGTTGCATTGCCAGAACATGTGCAGCATCAGCTGTTGGGCTTCATCTTGTTGGGGTAGGTTATATCTCTTCGTGTCAATTTTTCTATTACTCTTTACAGGCGAGATGGAAGGATCTGTACTCTACTGGACACTTAACGTGCTTTTGTTCTCCATTAGCCACTAGGATTCAAGATTGATGATGCAAAATTAAAGCGTGCTGGATTGGACTATTGGCCGTATCCTAACTATCGCTAGTAAATGTTAAATATGTTGTTTCTTGTCAAAAAACAATGTTAAATATATTCTTTCTTCTGTGTGTTAATATGGTAATTACTGAAAAATGACTTTCAGTCATGATTTAATTTGTTAAGTAGCTATGTTGGGACATCTACTGTGAACGTCAAGATGGAGGAGTTTATCAGCAGTGCATTCTTGTACTTAaacattttattgtttattccAGCtctgtttttaattttcttccaAACTACAGTTCAaagccatgatatgctgcttGTACATGCATGTATTTGTTTCTTGACACTGCTGAAGTGATCGTTCAGTTACATAAATAGTACATACCAATTCCCCCACCAGCTTTACAcagtttgtgtttttcttgTTGTATAATCAgtgttatttattattattttatcttCAAATGAAAGTTCTTCATGTTTTCAACAATTAACTTCCAATTTTAGATATGTGGTGGTTAAAGTTCACAGCTCATGGGCAGAATTTCAAGACTATTTCAGGCGACAGGTTTGTCCCGCTTCAAATTTCAAAGAACGGATTTTGAATGTCTTTCCCATACTTTCCATTTGActgttttcttcctctccctaTTCCTTTATATCTACAGGAGGGGGAAAAGCGGTTGCTTGCATTTACAAAGAGAGGAACAAAATTTCATTCAGTAAGTTTCTGTCGTTTCAGTCTCACTGTGCTTCAGGATTTTATCCTGCTAAATTTCCTTAACAATCATACCTGCAGTGATAACCTTTATCTGCTCcttgtattttcatagtttgttttGTACCTGTCATGTGTAGTAGTCACGTGTATTGACTTTTCTTTTCTCCTAAGTTTCCCTTTAAGAGGGAGAGTTTAATCATTCTTCATTTTGGTTCCTTGGTAAACatcaattttcaaacaaaacctGACTTGAACAATGCAAATGTTTCTTTAATTTGTAACAGCCCGTGGATCTAATATGCTATATATTCTCACAGTAATAGCATTTCATACACCCAATTTGCATGTTTTTCCCTTATACTTAATTATATTTGTTCGTTATTGCGTTAAATTTGGGAAGAAGATTAACCATGTTAATTTAAGATTCACCATGCTTGAGAGCAGTTGGCTGGTGAATGATGATACTTGGTCACTCACATAGAAAGAGATAGAGTTTCAAGATACTTGGTAGTCATTCATGGCGATGTATAGAAATCCCATTAACTATCATGAAATCATACAAACCGATAGGCTACTAATTTTTGGCAATAGTGTGCTGTCAAATCAACTGCTATATTATGCTTCTCTCATATTAAACAAATGTAAACAATTTACTCGCATTCTCAAGATAATCCTCCATTGTGCTTGGAATTTATGTATTTCATGAAGGCTTTGTTGCCTCTTttgcttttttgcttttttacTTTCTTTAGGGGAGCACTAAACGTGCTCCTCCAAGTACCCGTCTACTTTAGTGCAGAGGTGTATTTGCACTTCCACTCTAGAGCACAGAAGAGTACTGGAGAGTGCTATTTGCACTGTCGCTCCTTGTCGAGAAGCTGAAATTTTTATTAGCACTTGCGTTTTGTTGACATGCATTGTTGCCTGGCCAATGAAGTAAGTATTCTAAGTTGACTAACTAGTTCAATTTTTCAGGACTTTTCTTATAGAAGGGGTGATTTTCTCATATTTGGCTCCGAAACATCCGGCCTACCACCTGAAGCGCTCGAAGACTGCAAAAGTGAAACGATTGGTGGTGGGACAATTAGGATTCCAATGGTTGAAACTTATGTAAGATGTTTGAATCTCTCTGTAAGTGTTGGCATTGCTCTGTATGAAGCTGCCAGACAGCTAAATTACGAGCAGCTTGATTTTCCAAATGAAAACTGTATTGATGGTGAAAAATCATTTGTCACCGAGGACATTTTTGCTTAAGGCATTGTATTAGAACTCATTGTTTTACTGCCAATTCGAACTTGGGAGAACGAAAAAAGAGCATTACTATATCTGAATTCTGCAGGATATGGTACTCAATGAAGTTTCTGCAGACACAAAAACCACTTCGAAACCGTCTTTCCATCGTTTGGTCCATCCCTCTAATCGCCTTGGACGTCCCAAATGGACCACATAATTCGGATTTATGACCTACCGGTTCTTCACCTTATCTGTGCATACAGTATGCAGGTTGTAGATATGAATTTGTTAACGTATACTAGTACCGAAATCGACTTGTACAAACTTGCTCTTGGTCCAGTTCTGCTGCTCTTCcatgattaaaaaaaacaaaaaaacaaaaaaaaaaaaaactgagtgGTAAGTTCTATTGGATGCAATGCATTTTGTGCTTTGAACTACTTTAACGTTGGTTTGACATtgttgaaattattttaaaacagcttttttaaaaagttggggctaaaattgtgtttggtaaatgacaaaaaaacgtgtttttttgtcaaaatcatgAGTCCAAAacagcagaaagcaaaagcagatcTACCTCTATTTCTGAAAATAACGCTTTTTTTTCACAGCACAAAAACCCTAAACTAACCCTTAGTATGTCCTCTCACATGACTACTGACGGGACGACTGTGAATTTTAAGGCTAACTTGGTTAGAAATGAACTACAAATACGTTAGAGAAATCTGAAGTGACATAGATGCAATGCACTTCGAGAaattttaaattgttaattagaaataaatcatttgataatcatttttGTAGTTTATTTCTGACTAATTGAACTTATATACCTTCATACGTACAAATTCCCTCACTTAAGAATCAAATTATTAAGAATCAAATTGAAGGGGTTGACGACTGTTCACGTGAGGACTTTGAACTATGTCGTAATGGAGACGACACAACTCCATGTGATGCACGACTCATCAGAATACCAAACCAACCAAGCTTTAAAGTTTTCACTTTCTCCTTGAACGTTGACcttgagaaaaataaatcaaatatttcTTTGCCCGGCACTAAATGTGCTGTTTCTTCAAACTATGATAAGATATCCTACTGTTAGACACTAAAAACTACTCAGATTACGTGGCGCGCGGGCCAAATAGCTAATGAGTTAACAAAGTCATTCGGTTGAATGCAGGACGTGTCAACTTGTCGACCAAGCTCAATTGGTGAGTAAATGAATGTGATGATGATGGTGTCAAATACTTTTGTTATTAAGCAATTGTGGCCAAGAAAGGAACTCGTCTCGACCTTTGAGTTTTAAAGCATGATGACAAGATTGTTATTCATTGCAAAGCTTGAATCATAGCATGCAATTGCATCATTTATCCCCGAAACCCTAGCCGCTCCTGCTTTTCTCTCTCTCAGGAACCCCCCCAAATTCCTAGCCTTCGCCACTGACTCCTTCCTCTGGTTGGAGTCG
Proteins encoded in this region:
- the LOC126629120 gene encoding SURP and G-patch domain-containing protein 1-like protein; this encodes MDKGVTPSLFVNDGSFMERFRQLQQEKDKDKGSAADESRPSKVVSGTLTTTTTGKTSAELKANDARKVAAASGSKLAFSLKQKSKIVAPPVKLGADEDEDEADAANVAAAAPTKRQKLGQPDPVEESYRQVDVAPPSPTDSTVKIVADKLASFVAKHGRQFEHITRQKNLGDTPFKFLFDESCSDYKYYEYQLVIEERALQQTRDSQTSRNGGTSISASKSTSSSQRSTVKHPNYQTPASALYDATEGRTGELSAPTGADPIAMMEYYANKAAREERKRQPKQSKDEMPPPASLQAPSLKKGHHMGDYIPQEELEKFMSACNDAAAQKAAKEAADRAKIQADNVGHKLLSKMGWKEGEGLGSSRRGISDPIMAGNVKKDNLGVGAQQPGEVTPEDDIYEQYKKRMMLGYRYRPNPLNNPRKAYY
- the LOC126627704 gene encoding uncharacterized protein LOC126627704 codes for the protein MDTTTTTTASGLKTLTPFSPFSPLSPFRMCSSKVPLFRSLCSAHLHRSSRLSLSSARFSPLCSLSAADGIGSRGECFLANGVGEAVKEEQVSQRKILQVVLVSPQIPGNTGCIARTCAASAVGLHLVGPLGFKIDDAKLKRAGLDYWPYVVVKVHSSWAEFQDYFRRQEGEKRLLAFTKRGTKFHSDFSYRRGDFLIFGSETSGLPPEALEDCKSETIGGGTIRIPMVETYVRCLNLSVSVGIALYEAARQLNYEQLDFPNENCIDGEKSFVTEDIFA